In Aeromicrobium wangtongii, the DNA window GGCCGCCACGACCCTGCTGGCGCGCGTGGCCCTGCAGGCACCTGGCGGGACCGCCTTCGAGCTGCTGGTCAGCACCCGCCCACCCATCGAGGGCGTCACGTCCCTGCCCGAGGCGGTGACCAACGACCAGCAGCGCGCCGCCCGGGACGCACCCTTCCCCGATCCCGGTCCACCGACACCCGTCGTCGGCGGAGCGGCCTTCACCGACGCGCCCACGGTCGAGCCCGGCACGTACTCGGACACCCTGCGCCCCGGCGAGCAGCTGATCTACAAGATCCCGGTGGGGTGGGGTCAACGGGCCCGCGCCAGGGCGACGCTCGAGAGCGACGTGCAGGGGGCGGCTGAGCTGTCCCAGCCGGGGATCAGCGCCGAGATGACGATGATCTCGCCCACCCTGCACTCCCTGGGGCGCACTGGAGCCAACGGCGGCAACTTCTGGTCCGGCGAGCGGCCGGTCACGCTCACGGCGGAGGGCGTCGAGGTGCGCGCCCGCAACATCGAGAGCCACTCCTCGGCCATCACGTCCCACTCCGCGGCCGGCGACTCCTACATCGTGCTGTCGATGGGCGGGACCCTGGGCGGTGACGGGATGAACTTCGCGGCGCCCGTGACGCTCACGATCGCGGTGGACGGCCAGGAGAATGGGGAGCCCCGCTTTGCCGGCAAGTCCGCCGGCCCGGAGTCCGGGACGTCCGAGGAGACCAAGGAGAAGACGAAGCAGACGTCGGCGGCTGCGGAAGACTCCGGCGGCTCCGTGCCGTGGCTGCCGATCGGTCTGGGCGTCCTGGTGGTCGCCCTCGTCGCCGGTGCGTTCGCCCTCGGCCGCCGACGCCCCGGCGCCGCCGGGTAAGACACCTCACAGGGATCGCGCCGCCCCCAGGCCCTAGACTGCGACGGCAGCCGTCGCAATGAGGAGAATATTTCAGTGAGCAAGCCCCTGGCAAAGGTCCTGATCGCCAATCGCGGCGAGATCGCCGTCCGTGTCATCCGAGCCTGCAAGGACTCCGGCATCGAGAGTGTCGCCGTCTACGCGGAGCCCGATCGGGACGCCCTGTTCGTGCGGCTCGCCGACGAGGCCTACTCGCTCGACGGAGCGACGCCGGCCGACTCGTACCTGTCGATCGAGAAGATCGTGGCAGTCGCGAAGCGCTCCGGCGCCGACAGCGTGCACCCCGGCTACGGCTTCCTGGCCGAGAACGCCGACTTCGCCCAGGCCGTCATCGACGCCGGGCTGATCTGGATCGGTCCCCCGCCGTCGGCGATCGAGAGCCTCGGCGACAAGGCCAAGGCCAAGCAGATCGCCCTCAAGGCCGACGCCCCGCTGGCGCCCGGCACCAAGGACGCGGTCAAGGACGCCGACGAGGTCGTGGAGTTCGCCAAGGCCAACGGCCTGCCCGTCGCGATCAAGGCCGTCTTCGGCGGCGGCGGCCGTGGCCTCAAGGTCGCCCGCACCCTCGAGGAGATCCCCGAGCTGTACGAGTCGGCCGTCCGCGAGGCCGTCAGCGCCTTCGGACGCGGCGAGTGCCTGGTCGAGAAGTTCCTCGACCAGCCCCGCCACGTCGAGACGCAGTGCCTGGCCGACAGCCACGGCAACGTCGTCGTGGTGTCCACCCGCGACTGCTCGCTGCAGCGCCGTCACCAGAAGCTGGTCGAGGAGGCGCCCGCCCCGTACCTCACCGACGAGCAGATCGAGCGCCTGTACACCTCGTCCAAGGCGATCCTGAAGGAAGCCGGCTACGTCGGCGCCGGCACCTGCGAGTTCCTGGTGGCCCGTGACGGCACCATCAGCTTCCTGGAGGTCAACACCCGCCTGCAGGTCGAGCACTGCGTGTCCGAGGAGGTCACCGGCATCGACCTGGTGCGCGAGATGTTCCGCATCGCGGCCGGCGAGGAGCTCGGCTACGGCGATCCGGAGATCCGCGGCCACTCGATGGAGTTCCGGATCAACGCCGAGGACGGTGGCCGCGGCTTCCTGCCCGCCCCCGGCACCCTGACCAAGTGGGCTCCCCCGTCGGGCCCCGGCATCCGCCTCGACGGCGGCTACGAGGAGGGCGAGACGATCCCCGGATCGTTCGACTCGCTCATCGCCAAGCTCATCGTCACCGGGACCAGCCGCGAGCAGGTCCTGGCCCGCTCGCGTCGCGCCCTCGACGAGTTCGTCGTCGACGGCATGCCGACGGTCATCCCGTTCCACCGCTCGGTCGTCAGCGACCCGGCGTTCACCGCCGAGAAGGGCTCGTTCGACGTCTACACGACGTGGATCGAGACCGACTACGTCAACGACCTGGAGCCGTACTCCGGCCCGTCCGTGGACTCCGAGCCGGACGAGCGCGAGCGCGTCACGGTCGAGGTCGGCGGCAAGCGCGTCGAGGTCGTCCTGCCCGGCGGGCTGGGCGCATCTGCTGCTCCCGCCGCGGGCGCGAAGAAGGCCAAGCGCAAGGCCGGCAAGGGCGGTGGCGCCGCAGCATCCGGTGACTCGCTCGTCGCCCCGATGCAGGGCACCGTCGTCAAGGTCGCCGTCGAGGAGGGCCAGGAGGTCGCCGCCGGCGATCAGGTCATCGTCGTCGAGGCCATGAAGATGGAGCAGCCCATCAACGCCCACAAGGCCGGCGTCATCACCGGCCTGGTGGTCACCGTCGGCGGCCCGATCGGTTCCGGCGAGATCGTCGCGGAGATCAAGGACGCACCCGCCGCCGAGTAGTCCCCAGCATCGACAGAAGGGCCCGTCCTCCAGTGGAGGACGGGCCCTTCTGTCGTGTCGTTGCCTACCGGGTGCGCTGCTGTGGGGCGGCGTTGTCGACCTCGCCATAGGCGACGCCGGCGGCCCAGACGATCAGGGTGACTCCCAGCCAGGTGCCCCAGCCGTCGATCGAGAAACCGGCGGTGGGCACCAGCAGATCGGTCACCTCCAGCCCGAGCAGGGTCAGCACCAGACCGCCGACGATCGTGTACCCGCGCATGAACCTGTTGACCGAGCTGATGACCACGCCGCGCAGCGCGACCGTCAGCACCGTGAAGATCACGACCGCGAGGACGAACCAGCCCAGCTCGATGGTGAACCCCTCGAAGATCCACGCTGCCAGGGCCAGCGAGACCGTGTTGGCCGCAGCCGAGATGAGGATGGACTTGAGAACTGCGGGCATGTCCCGATTCTCCCAGAAGCCGCTGCGCTCCCCCGGGCGGCTCACTTCTTGACGGACACCGTCACGCGTCCGTTCTTCTCCAGGGTCAGCGTGCCCTTGGTGAACCAGGCCCGCTCGCGTCCGCCGCTGAGCTTCTTGTGCGTCTTGGTGGGCACTCCGAGCTTGCCGCTGGCCTCGTTGAGGGACCGGTACTTGTTCTCGAGCCGGCCGTACAGCGCGAACGCCGCGAGCTTCTTGTTCTTGCGCTTGACCCGGTAGATCGTGCCGTGGTGGAAGCGCTGGTGCCGCAC includes these proteins:
- a CDS encoding acetyl/propionyl/methylcrotonyl-CoA carboxylase subunit alpha, which encodes MSVSKPLAKVLIANRGEIAVRVIRACKDSGIESVAVYAEPDRDALFVRLADEAYSLDGATPADSYLSIEKIVAVAKRSGADSVHPGYGFLAENADFAQAVIDAGLIWIGPPPSAIESLGDKAKAKQIALKADAPLAPGTKDAVKDADEVVEFAKANGLPVAIKAVFGGGGRGLKVARTLEEIPELYESAVREAVSAFGRGECLVEKFLDQPRHVETQCLADSHGNVVVVSTRDCSLQRRHQKLVEEAPAPYLTDEQIERLYTSSKAILKEAGYVGAGTCEFLVARDGTISFLEVNTRLQVEHCVSEEVTGIDLVREMFRIAAGEELGYGDPEIRGHSMEFRINAEDGGRGFLPAPGTLTKWAPPSGPGIRLDGGYEEGETIPGSFDSLIAKLIVTGTSREQVLARSRRALDEFVVDGMPTVIPFHRSVVSDPAFTAEKGSFDVYTTWIETDYVNDLEPYSGPSVDSEPDERERVTVEVGGKRVEVVLPGGLGASAAPAAGAKKAKRKAGKGGGAAASGDSLVAPMQGTVVKVAVEEGQEVAAGDQVIVVEAMKMEQPINAHKAGVITGLVVTVGGPIGSGEIVAEIKDAPAAE
- a CDS encoding phage holin family protein codes for the protein MPAVLKSILISAAANTVSLALAAWIFEGFTIELGWFVLAVVIFTVLTVALRGVVISSVNRFMRGYTIVGGLVLTLLGLEVTDLLVPTAGFSIDGWGTWLGVTLIVWAAGVAYGEVDNAAPQQRTR